In Juglans regia cultivar Chandler chromosome 13, Walnut 2.0, whole genome shotgun sequence, the DNA window AAGTAAATGGCATTGGTGCTGGCGGTACTGTTTATCTTTAACGATCATCCAAAATCGATGAACAGAGTTTTGCTGATATGCAGGAGGTGAGACTAGAAGAAGCTTGAAAgctgtaaattttttttttctttccaccgttgaattattttcaataaCCCTTTTTTGGGTTAAGTTCCGTATCTTTactttgaaaatttatgatgtCATTTATGACAACTTATGGTGCGTAAGGTTCATGTATTTATTCTTGTTTTTGTGGGTCAGGTCTTACAACAGCAAACGGAAGCCATTGCTGGTCTTGGCAATATTTTGAAGCGAGATGTCAGGGACATGAAGATCATAATGGCCGCGGACAGGGAACAAAACAGAAGATCTAAGCTAATAGTATAAAGAAGCCGTAGGCACTCCCGAATTTGTTTACAGTGATGCTTACCATCTGTTACCAAGTTTTTGCATCTGAGGTTAGCAAAAAGGCAGTGGTGGCTGATATAACTCTCGATCCAGAGAAAGTTTAACGTGAATAGCGGGAATTTATCTAAAATCTGAGCACCAGATATCTTCTCATCTAatcacaattcaattttttttataagatctgAAAGAGAATTTTGAATGGATCACATCCGAAGAAGTTTTGAAGCACATTTTTTATAGAGATTGATACGGAATTGCGTGAGAAGGTATCTGATGGTTGGGATCAAGGAacctttttaagttttttctcCAGCTTAAAGGCTTTAAATAggagagagatagatatattaaatgaattttatagTTCAAGGCTCGAAAAAACGGTTCGATTGAAGTCGATTTAAATTGAATTGGTTAGAAATCGAATTGATTTTAATGAACATTTTAAATCGCTCATTAAACTGCTTCAATTGACTGATTTTAAATTGATTCCAATCGATtcaaaattgtatttatttttaaattctttaacaactgactttttttttttaaatcttgcacaaaaatatgataaaattaaatatatattagcttttttttatcattgtagtcaataaaaattgcaaaaacatgtactttattttctttatttgagcAAAATAATTAAGAGATGAACGAGTGTTTATTAAATTTGTGGTTGTGTATAAAATACTACATTTGTCATGTGCTTATAACTTCCTGATCATTATCTTTTTTGTATTAGTGAAAAAATGTTGATAATTAaagttaaatacataaattacatgtgtattaaaattatttagattcatattatatttttattaaaactagtcaataatttatattttatacttttttatacatgatattaaaAGCTGTAATTGCATTGTAtataattgttaatattttttatcaatattgaaATAACCGATTCAAAATTGTCATGAAACACCTGATTGATTGAAGCAGTCCTcacttgattttaatttttcgaGCCTTATCATATATAGCCTTCATTGGTCATTTAATGCTATCcgaaatatttttatggatagtaataaatattataaagcttatttcatgtatttatttttcacttatgaTCAAGTTTGAACAAAATTTTGAGGAAACTTTTCTCCCTGAAGGTTGGGCGTTGCATATAGGTTATGCTAATGGCTGACGGTAAAATATGATCCTTTTGGTTCCGTTAGCTGATTGTTTTACATTAATGGGATTACTAGCAATCCAAGGAGTTAAACGATTCCATTTGGCTTCAAGAGGTAACGGTATCCACAATTACGAATACTAGGAGGGTTGATCTGTTTGCAATGCCATCCTCATTTGGTGGGGTGATTTGATTTTCACTAGTTTGTCAATAGTTGGGATattgttagacccccacgtcgagttgcctctagagGAGTCGCACATGCTCTAGTCATGGTGGGGACATGCACCTTGGCTAGTccacaaccatgccttggcTCATGGGGTGACACGCACGGGGCgcccaacatgcatgcatgccttggcctgCGTGATGGCACCCATGGGGCTCCCAGCATGCCGGCTAGCGAGGCTAGCATGTGCGCATTGGCCGCATGCCCATGCGCGCAGCATAACACTGCGCGCCCATGCGCGCGACATTATGCGCCCCAGCGGGCCGCACACCCAAGTGCTTCCCAGTGCGCAGGCCCGTGCGCACATTAGTGGGCCGCGTGGCCCTGTGCGCACCCTTGTGCCGCAAGACCATGCGGGCGCCCATGCGCTGCACAGGCAGTCCAGCCCATGCGCGCGCGCACGCCCAAACTTACCTTACCGCACGCCCGCGTGCCCATGGCCCTCTTGCCGCACGCCTGCACGCCCACACCCATCCTGCCGCAcaccagcgaggttagtggggcatgccatccagcgcacgatTCCAGCCTGTGCCTTGCGgagcaggccagtggcatgcccaccaggcatgccatccagcgcacggctccagcccgtgccatgcagCCAATGCCCAAGCCACCTGCTTGGGCCATGCCGAACCACTTAGCCATGGATCAACCAACATGCAACCACTTAGCCCACCATGGGCCCATGCATGTCACACTATGGTTTAGTCCATGGCTTTatcttattgtttttattttaattttaattaattattatttatttactttcaaaggacctattgggggtttctaAGTTGTAACTTATAAATAAGACCCTTAGTCATTTCATTCACATCTTTTGGACAAAACTCTTAGTGAGGGaactattgtttgagagatcattttCGGTGTCtttgcacttgggctttttgggtgatATTCGTTGATCCTAAGAAAATGATTACACTTTGCAATTCTTTGAATTAGTGTAGttcatttatcttgttcttgcaacttggttcaattcatgaatccaagttgtgtttatcaatatatgaggtttattcaattcttgtgcaACTCGTGAATCAAGTGTTGAATTATcttattgttctttttattattcaaggCATAAGTGTTCTTACTTGTGTTATTGAGTGATCTTCAAattgttcttggtgttcatccACAATTTCGGCTATTCAATCCATTTTACTCATAAAAGTCGACTAACCTAGTGTTAATCTACTTTCCATAAATTGTTGAACTCTTCCAACCCTAGTAGCCGAACATCCTTTTCCATAGTGCTCACATACCATTCAGCCAACACTAACCAAATTGGGAACAACCATAGCCGCCCACTCCACTTCCCAAACTAGGATTCCTATAACTTAGGAATCCCTAGTTGACCCAAACACTTATCCCATTTGGCCAAATCATTCCATTTGAATTCCTAGAATTTAGGAACTTCCATCAATCACTCCCCAAGCTTGTTCggccaaccctagccgcccaagcCTTGCCCTAGTTCCTAAACCCTAAACACAAACCCTAACCGCCTATCATCATATTTCCAAACCTTAGCCTAATTCCAAGTGGCGCCAACCTCATTCTACCCATTGCCGTGCACCACTTTTCACCCTTGCCTCCATACACTTTACCAACCCTTTTCACCATTCCATTCATCCAATCTAACCTAAACACTTAACCATATCCCATCCAAGTGGTCACCTTGACCACCATTATTCGAGaatcaagcaagagaggaaTGGAGGTTCGGTCATCACAACAACCATATTGGCGTGGAGAACATAGTGTTTAGAGACTTGACCTAGGTCCCTAATAGATATCCACTGCTTACCAAAGTCAAACATAGCCTAACATTCAGCACAACTACGTCGTTTGAATGGGTGGCTGCGCCGAAAGACTGATCTTTTGCTCATTTGACTGAATACCTCACTTCCCATACTCATCAATGACCATCTATCTTCCTAGCCTTTTCAACTGAATGAGCTAAATAATTTGCAAAAAAGAGATTTCAGAAGGCACCCCGAGTCGTACCACATCCTCAGTTTACATCTTACAAAAATGTCAAAATGCTTTAAATCACAAGCTCCTGCAATTTAGGCTCGTGCAAAGCATTACGCTAATGCTTGCATGATGATTCCCATCAGAGGTTACTGCTATTGCATGCATCATGATCTGAACGATTAATCATCTAACTATCCTTTTTGGGATGGGAACGACACAAATAATTCCAAGTGTCCTAAATAATCTATAATAATGTGTTTTACGTTTCGCCATAAGCTTCTGCCATGATTAATACCACGAGTGATGTCCAACCAGTAAAAGGCCGTGTACCTTTGCCCTTGCCTTTCTTCTGATCATACTGTTCCCATAGAAACCCCGTCTGGTGATAATTGAGAACCACATTTCTGCAGCAAGGGATTAATGCAATTCAAATTTAATTGGCAAGTTCAGGTGAGATTAAATGCAGACAACATATATGAACAGTACCTAATCAAATTTCCCCTCAAGTCATTATAGATGGCTCTAGCTCTGTCCCTATATGGTCCATCCTCTGTGGCAATCaccaaaaaagaattttttgttaaagaatttcttcttgtgTTCCTTTTGGTTCTTTTTAGCTCTTTTATGAACCGAGTAGGCATACCGTTAGAGTAATGGTGGAGTGCTGAAAGAATTAGGTAATTAAAGTTCATCCAAATTGGACCTCTCCAATAAGGTGGATCATGCTCTGTGTTGCGTTTCATGTATAATGAGCTGCAGTACACAAAATTTATCACTTTAGTAAGATAAATTCTAGAATCAACATAGTCCCAAGTaagtcatcataaaataaatgcatgcataAATGATATTGATTTACAAGAGTAGATGACACGCCTTGTTTTGGCAAGAGAACGGAGTCCATAGTCGGTCCATAGGATGCTCTGGTTGGAGATTAGGTCAAGCTGCTTTTCCAGAATCCATGATCCCTGTGTCGACCAATACGTGTGAGATGTCTATATGATACCAAGTGGACACAACTATTCCAAGACAAACACCAAATTAGTGctcaaacattctcatcaaGATTAGATTGTCTTGGTAACTTACAGGTGGAATGAGCTTCCCCATGAATGGGAAAAGACTAACATAACCAACATGAGGAACCAATCTCAACTCAGGCCTTTCTAACACTGCACGCACAAGTTCTCTAGTTGCATAATTGTGTCCaaccttcttttctttccaacTTAAACGAACCTAGTAtggtaaaagaaaaatccaaaacaagCAGGTAAATTTTGTAAGCAAAAAGGTTATGGCAGTTCACCAACTGGATGTCTGATTCAGCCAGGGCAAGAGCCTATTTGACTACAGAATCCTTATACGCCTCTAGTTTCAATGATGATGGTACATATGAACCTTCTATATACTAAAAAGCCCAGAAATTTACAGTCCCCGTACCAACAAATATTATTCACTTAGCCACAGGCAATATAAAATTGAAGGTTGCTAATGAACTTCAACTCAAcaaatgataagataaataaaCATTCATGGTTTCAGAATAAAGGTCAATCCTGTGGAAACTTATTTGGAGAAATAGGGTTCCTCCAAGTGTGGCTTTCTTCCCTTGGACAGCGGCACTGAGGAGAAAATCCTTACCTTCGACAAGGAATGATAATTGTcaactggtgttgcatgtgtagaaAAAGTGAGGAGACGGGGATCGcctacttttacattgtgaggttacTAGTATTTCATGGAGCATGCTCTTCAATCTCTTCTGGATCAAGTGGGTGATGCTTTAATGGGTGGTGGAGCTTTTAACATGTTGCAATGGACTATTAAGCCACCATTGGCATGTTTCATTGTGCAAGATGGTCCCATTGTGCATCCTATGTGGCATATGGAGGGAAAGATACCGGCATAGCTTCGAGGACAGCGAACGATCAGTGGAAAAAGCCCATTATTGtgcttctttttctatttctaattttcagGATTTTATAGCTCTTTTACCATTTGTTTGTTAAGCAAGTtcatgtataaaatttatgtttacttgtaataaaataaaagtaaagaaaaaggtCATCTCCCGAGCACTTGTTCACCACAAGAATAAAACATGGACATCATAGGCGAAAACATTTCAATAACAACCGTTGGGAAAGAATCGTGTGGAATCCTTGCATCATTGACACAATCATAGAATCGTGGAGAACCCATATACCAAGTGCAgttattattatgaaaatgcAATCAAAGGAAGAATATCACATTTTGAGAGGGAAAAAGACGTACGCGCAGCATACCTTTTCTGTATGAtttccaaaatcaaaataagcTCCGTACGCATAATCAAAGTGCATCTGATCAAACATCAAGCATGTATGAGGTATATAATTAAATGTACTCAGCTAAACATCTAGTCTAGTTAATAATCAACTACATCCTTATGGCTTTTGAGTCATTTCCtagagtttaaatattgagctTTGAATTTGACTTGCATTTCAGTGGGCCTAATCTTTCTCTTTTCAGGGGCAACCCTTTGTATACACCATGTTCTGCTGGGTACAGCCCCTCTTTTTGCGATTTTAGTAGAGTTTTGAAACATCAGTCCcgcataaataaataaacaccaATATAACTTACCCAACCACCCTCATTTCTTTATTCCCAAAAACAGCGAGGGAAGAATTACTTGCGACAAAGATTCCAGAAATACTACATGCTTAGGGTACAAAATAAACCCAACATTTCACGGATTACCAATTGAGCAGCATAAAAAAGCAGAAAAATGAGGAACACTTTCAGACAGCATGATAATAAAACAAACCTGATTCAGAATTTCAAAATCTGAGAGCTGCTTAGCTGTTGTACCATAATCCtgcttcatttcatttcaaatatcaattattgatatatgAGTGCTCATAGATTTCTGGATAtcttttctaattattataccTTTCTGGGTTTATTATCCTTATCAAAAAGCTCAGCGATGGAATGCATGCAATCTGCTGCAAGATACATCCAGCATCTGAGATCCAAGTGACGTTCATCTTCACTTGGGTGTGAAGCTCGTGGATAATCATCCAGCCCAGATGACAGTGTCTGGAGATGTCAGAAACAATGCCAATTTATCACTTATCTTCAGTCGGTAAAATTTCAATTGGTAAAACTTTTCTCAGTAATCCAACATTACATGGTAATGATATAAATAAGAGTAAGACACCAAAAATAATATCCAGTTTTTGGAATTTATGTATGAAATCGTATTAGTACTAAAGACCACCAAAAAATCAATAGCGTCAAGTTTGCCAGAACTAAATTATGTTCAGATGGTGGGTGGTAATGATGTTTGGCAAAGTTGCACATTGCTCTACACCCAGATGAGTTTTGGCcaccaaataattttatttaaggggcaAAACGAGTCAGAATTTTGGATAAAGCACAGTGGTTTTACTGggtctctctaatttttttttttttgataattaataagagatttattaccataaataggcatagcccaagtacacagggagtatacaagagATGGGTCTCTCTAATTCCTAGCATCAGAAATGCAGTTAGAAAAAAtacgaaaaggaaaaaataggtTGCACTTTGCAGCACGATGTGAAAAACCCCCCTTAACAACCTTACATTTGCCTAAATGTTTCATGATAATAATCTGCCCTGATGCACAACTGGTCCTGTCCTGACCAAATCGTGCTGTTCTGTCACCaagcaatatataataaagatagaaaaaaaaggtctaaatgatttaaaaaaaaaaaaaaaaaaagtgaaaaaaatctAGCTTGTTTAAAGAAACACAAAGTTTTGTacctaaattaaaaattagaacagAAAGAGATGGGAAAAAGAATCTGTATCTTCAAGACTTTTGAAATGTTGTGGAATAGAACCTTCGCATTTAGTTCACGAGTTGTCGTACTGTCTCTCCCATGCCAATAATAGCTACTCCTATCCTTCCCTGGGTTAacaaatataattcttttgtaagtaattaaaatttcattaaagcGCTAAAGGCACAATCCAAGCACACAGGGAATACAAGAGAGACAAATCAATCACATGCACAAGCATGCATACATCATCGTGAGATTCCAGTTGTTTAGAAAATCTATTATGATGGATATTGTCAAGCTCCGACTAGGGAGATTTGCATTAGGTAGATGaccaaagtaaaaaaaattacatatcttGTTTAGGTATTCAATTACTAGCATGCACATAAATATCATGCCCGCAAGTACTCTACACAATCTATAtccttgaataaaaatatagacaATCATTATACATATCATATGATTCCAGACGGCATCAGAGTCGGAGAAAGTAGGTTTGTGTTCTTAGAAAACTTAATGTAAAACCTATAAACATACACATCCCTGCCCAAccccaaataaagaaaaagataaagaagaaaataaagataatgttatataccTAACTGGGTAGTATTGAACCATTGGAACCATGCTTCCAGGCGAACAAAAGCCCGTTCTAGAAATGAAGAGATCTCTTCACTTTCAGTGGCATCGAACCTTTTTTCCTTTAAGCTATGGGTGATTTCTAGAAGAAGGAAAGTTTCACAGCATATTTAGAATTAGCTTCACAGAAGTATATTTTTACTTAgataatatatgtatatctttaatatgaaaagaaagagtggCAAGTGATAAAAAATCTCCTGTTGTCAAGCATAACtgaaaaacaaacacaaaatacgCACATTCTAAAAGAATTCTTGTTTTAGACAATTAATCATGGATACACATAAATGATATGGGCTTTCAATTCAATTCTTCAGCACATAAAGGCACAGGATGTTCaccttctgttttttttttttttttttataggtacagGATGTTCACCTTCTGTATAACCGCAAAGGTTGGTGTTCACCTTGTTTGAAGGGCCATCCTCATTTACCCAATCAAGATTAGGACAGACAAATTTTATGGTGAATTTTGTATTCTTTTAACTAAGATCTGAAGGTTGATAATATCATTCAATTTAAGAATCATGAAGTGATTAAAATCAAAACTCGGTCTGAAGGGGCATCCTCGATTCCTCATTTACTCAATCAGGATTAGGACTCAAAAGTCTTACggtgaattttatttgttttttcactAAGATCTGAAGGTTGATAATATCATTCAATTTACAAATCGGGAAgtgatcaaaatcaaaactaagtCCAAATGACTGTATTCCAGCTCTGATGCCTAATTGTCATATACATGTTACCAAGCCTGACAAAATCAGTTAACATGAGTTGTAGTCCAATTTTCAATCCCATTCACAGCTCTCAATTCAGTATagtccaattttattttttaaccaacaGCAAAACCTTGCACTTGTAGTCAATACAGCTAAATGAATCATGAATCTGCTAcccaatgaaaaaatatgagcTATTGTTGTAGATTTTCACATCAAGATAACTTTTCATTCATTtgatcaaaattttattttaataatccCAACCTGAATTGAGGAGATATTTATTTAGCATTAGTCCATTTTGAAAAACTGAGTCGCATATAAATCTTTAAATACCATTCTGCTTTCTAGCAAGAAACATTGGCTAGAAGCTCCAAAAAATTCTCAAGCATTGAAGCACCAGTTATATAAATAgggaatctttttttttttgataagtaataattttattcaaagaaataggcataagcccaagtacacaggacgtatacaaaggaaacacCTACAACTTCCAAAAACGAAAAGAAACTAACACTAGAAAACTAAAACAGATCTCCCAATGAGGAATCAAAGTACTCGAGAactcaagaaaaaatccctaagatCTCCCAATGAGCGTTCTTTATCTTCGAagcatctcccatttctttcaagCCATATGCACCATATAAGACAaggaggaatcatcttccaaactctcGCTGCCTTCTTACAGCCCTTCAAacccttccaccctaccaaaaaatccaccacttctctaggcattacccaatgtaatcctgtccaactcaaaacctcattccacagGGAATCTACCTCTCGTAGTATTCATCATTACGATCTGCTTCCCAAAAAGTTCACACAATTTCATCTCTCATTAACGTTTTACATCCatacatgcatctagcattgtGGTATGAAAGAGCAGTAAAGCCTGCGATCAGTTTTAGAGTTCATTTGTTCCTTCAGCATTGACTGACTCTGTATTCATTAGATATAAACAGTCAATTCTGATTATCCACACCTAGGAAGTGGCAAGTGATGAACTGATGCATCATGTGGAAATGTGTTTTGAAGGGATCCATTCCCTCATTATCAAATGTTCTTTCCTTCCTTAATTATCATTGTCCTTCCCTTCACTTGTAAGTTTTGTGCTAATAATCACTTTTGGAAGCGCAGAAAAAGACAGATTGTCAAAGAGAAACAATCCAGTTAACAAAAGCTTGATCTTTTGCTGAGCAATGAGTTAATAATCCTAAATTACCAATCTACCCTTCACAGCTCAGAAGCACCAACACAACAGCATCGACAGAAGCATCACCAACAACTCAATGGCATTATCTTAATTTACAAATGATTCAAAATTTcaacataatataataatgGGAAGCAGGCTTTGGAgcaaaattttacaaaaagttcATTGAGAGAGAGCCTTACCACGTAACACTAAAAACAGAGTTGGAGGATTTCCATTAGTGGGATGCTGGGGAACAAATTCCTCTGGGACCTTACTGAAAGTACACCACCAAAGACTTTGCATCACTTCACTGGAGAAATCTAAACACTAAATTTATGCCATGTATTTCAAAAAGGTACCCTATGTAACCGTTTTTTAAGtgacaaaaaaatgaaatagtcaaataaagatattttatatcaCCTTAGAGCTTCAGCACCCAAAATTTGCTCACGTGGAATCCATCCATCAACATTCATTAGATCTAACCAATGCCCAATGATATCCAAGCAAATGTGAACATCCCAACGCCtggtcagtttttttttttttttttttatcagtaacaCCTGATCAGAATTTTCTTAGAtaactaaagaaaatattaactGAAAGAGCGCAAAACAGAGGCCAAAACCCATATTGTTCTAGCCACTTCACAGTGTAAGAAGAGATGATCTGTTGTGTCCCTGCTCTTCTTGCACATGTCATACCGATCTATCACTAAGACTTCTATATGGTGTATATGCAAATTACCAACAGTTAAAGCATCAAATTTGAAGAGATCACCTATTTCGAAAAACATGCAGGAACCAGGAAGCCTTCACTTGTGAAAAATGGAACAATAGAATTTTGATTTGAACTATAAAAGAGACCACTAACCAGATCAGCAGCTGATGAAAACCTTCATCCCATAAAAATCCCCTCGGGAAGAAGGGTCGACTTGGAACAGCTGTGTAAAGCTCAGCTGGCCAATATGAAATAAGATTATCATGATCCCCAGGCTGTAAGAGAAAATGGCCCACAGCATGACTTTGTCAGATGTCCAAAACAGCTGATGCTAAGTACTAATAATAGCAGTTTCACAAGTTGTGAGGGAAGGAAAAgaacaatgcaaaataaataaagaatgaaaCTGCGCTATCTTCAAGCTTGTCAGAAGATATGCAAAATCACAAACAATGGAAGGAAATGCAAAAGGCCTAACACCTaatacttgtttttattttaatttctgatATATGCTTCTACTTTGAACATCATTGGTTCCGTATGTGAAGTGAATCCAGTTATAGATCATTATTCAGCAAGTCCCTATCTAGTTGTTACTGGCAACCCTCAAGAAAGACAGGAAACCCCTGATGGCTTCATTTGCTTCTTATCTATTGATTATTCTGTAGATACCCAACTAAAATACTTCTCAAGATCTCAAACTCCATTTTAATCACTATGATCAAGTTAACTAGAAATCAAGCTTGAGAATGCTGAATGGTACGACTCAGTACATGCAGTCACACAAAATTAATTCATATGTAGACTAAGTCATATGACAGATTCATCATTTATCTTTGGGATTATCAATGCTGATCACTTAAATACTTAAGATGGTACCAAAAGTGATCTTGCATCAAAGAGCATATAAAACTTCAACAAATTCACTTTACTTACGTTGGGGTCTCGTGGAAGTGAAATTTTTGACTGGCCATAGAAATATCCTATGCCACCCAACAAGTTTCCAAGAGCAGCCTTACCGACATTCAGAGATTCAGAATCAAtctgaaaatacaaaaccatatttttaattcaagttgaagcacaataatatttatttgcgTAAAAGGAAAATCAAGGAAAAAAGACTAGGAATGAGTGACGACTTTTCTGCCTTCCATTAATTTGCACGAGTATTTCCCATTTTCTTGAATTAAATCACATGTAGAAAGTGTCAAGTCATGGAAATGTGAACTCAAAGATTGATTCGCACTTTTTTTCATGAACGTATTTAACCAGCCCCTATAGTTGTTTCGGTTAATTAATTGTTTCAGAATTTAGAATTTCTGATATGACATCAAATAATGACATCAAAGTACTCAAGATGGTGGACAAACTAATTCAATTAccaggagtttttttttttttttgtaagtaattcAATTACCAAGATAATAAGCTAGTCCAGTACATTCCTCATTCCACCATATCATTCAGAACTAATGCACTATCATAATGGGGAAATGACACCGACTTCAAGACATTCAACAACCAGGTATGATGCAACAGTGTGTTACATGCAGTATCAAACCACAAAGATAATGAAGTAAACAGAAATAGTTCCAAAGATCAACAGTTTGATACCATGTCAGCCAGGTTGAAGCTCTTCTCGTATTTAGCGTCAAATTCTCTTTGCTTCTCTCTCAATTGACCAGTCAGTATGGTTCCTAAAATTTGACAGTGAAGTTAAAAGAGAGCTAGAAATGACAAATAACAACTTTTCATTTAGAAGCTAGAGTCAAAAACTTTCCTGAAATTTAGGAAAGTCCGGCCCCTGAGCCTTGCTTAAGATGGAAAGGGAGCTGTGGGAATTGGGGGATGAGGCCCTAGCTTCAAACTT includes these proteins:
- the LOC109003148 gene encoding mannosyl-oligosaccharide glucosidase GCS1-like isoform X4 — translated: MAGGGRTSARSRIKPAADANDIDDSPRNAKRNLKARKDRSRDHNYIRIFDVNLKVMLGMSAFAFLVILFLIRHLVNPAEEARRPRVVTPFPAPKVMDLPQFQGEHRESLYWGTYRPHVYLGIRARTPQSLIAGLMWIAVKDGRYLMRHVCQDSDELSTYGWTHHNGRDFGHQVLVDQDLMLTTSFLKSKVDGCGYGGDWAVRIDVQSKQSKWNEDTTHLFFYMADEDGNALSLSRDFDIHEDSILVSGSRMDVGGWQLHLKSMNNLEVHFAGFKTNHIHNLSDLVQQNLGSQARKFGRLQLSDTSDDSPNILVFQISAQIPFKIDIAFVSGNVSQSSRVEERVRSLTGTILTGQLREKQREFDAKYEKSFNLADMIDSESLNVGKAALGNLLGGIGYFYGQSKISLPRDPNPGDHDNLISYWPAELYTAVPSRPFFPRGFLWDEGFHQLLIWRWDVHICLDIIGHWLDLMNVDGWIPREQILGAEALSKVPEEFVPQHPTNGNPPTLFLVLREITHSLKEKRFDATESEEISSFLERAFVRLEAWFQWFNTTQLGKDRSSYYWHGRDSTTTRELNAKTLSSGLDDYPRASHPSEDERHLDLRCWMYLAADCMHSIAELFDKDNKPRKDYGTTAKQLSDFEILNQMHFDYAYGAYFDFGNHTEKVRLSWKEKKVGHNYATRELVRAVLERPELRLVPHVGYVSLFPFMGKLIPPGSWILEKQLDLISNQSILWTDYGLRSLAKTSSLYMKRNTEHDPPYWRGPIWMNFNYLILSALHHYSNEDGPYRDRARAIYNDLRGNLIRNVVLNYHQTGFLWEQYDQKKGKGKGTRPFTGWTSLVVLIMAEAYGET
- the LOC109003148 gene encoding mannosyl-oligosaccharide glucosidase GCS1-like isoform X3 is translated as MAGGGRTSARSRIKPAADANDIDDSPRNAKRNLKARKDRSRDHNYIRIFDVNLKVMLGMSAFAFLVILFLIRHLVNPAEEARRPRVVTPFPAPKVMDLPQFQGEHRESLYWGTYRPHVYLGIRARTPQSLIAGLMWIAVKDGRYLMRHVCQDSDELSTYGWTHHNGRDFGHQVLVDQDLMLTTSFLKSKVDGCGYGGDWAVRIDVQSKQSKWNEDTTHLFFYMADEDGNALSLSRDFDIHEDSILVSGSRMDVGGWQLHLKSMNNLEVHFAGFKTNHIHNLSDLVQQNLGSQARKFGRLQLSDTSDDSPNILVFQISAQIPFKIDIAFVSGNVSQSSRVEERVRSLTGTILTGQLREKQREFDAKYEKSFNLADMIDSESLNVGKAALGNLLGGIGYFYGQSKISLPRDPNPGDHDNLISYWPAELYTAVPSRPFFPRGFLWDEGFHQLLIWRWDVHICLDIIGHWLDLMNVDGWIPREQILGAEALSKVPEEFVPQHPTNGNPPTLFLVLREITHSLKEKRFDATESEEISSFLERAFVRLEAWFQWFNTTQLGKDRSSYYWHGRDSTTTRELNAKTLSSGLDDYPRASHPSEDERHLDLRCWMYLAADCMHSIAELFDKDNKPRKQDYGTTAKQLSDFEILNQMHFDYAYGAYFDFGNHTEKVRLSWKEKKVGHNYATRELVRAVLERPELRLVPHVGYVSLFPFMGKLIPPGSWILEKQLDLISNQSILWTDYGLRSLAKTSSLYMKRNTEHDPPYWRGPIWMNFNYLILSALHHYSNEDGPYRDRARAIYNDLRGNLIRNVVLNYHQTGFLWEQYDQKKGKGKGTRPFTGWTSLVVLIMAEAYGET
- the LOC109003148 gene encoding mannosyl-oligosaccharide glucosidase GCS1-like isoform X2 — protein: MAGGGRTSARSRIKPAADANDIDDSPRNAKRNLKARKDRSRDHNYIRIFDVNLKVMLGMSAFAFLVILFLIRHLVNPAEEARRPRVVTPFPAPKVMDLPQFQGEHRESLYWGTYRPHVYLGIRARTPQSLIAGLMWIAVKDGRYLMRHVCQDSDELSTYGWTHHNGRDFGHQVLVDQDLMLTTSFLKSKVDGCGYGGDWAVRIDVQSKQSKWNEDTTHLFFYMADEDGNALSLSRDFDIHEDSILVSGSRMDVGGWQLHLKSMQNNLEVHFAGFKTNHIHNLSDLVQQNLGSQARKFGRLQLSDTSDDSPNILVFQISAQIPFKIDIAFVSGNVSQSSRVEERVRSLTGTILTGQLREKQREFDAKYEKSFNLADMIDSESLNVGKAALGNLLGGIGYFYGQSKISLPRDPNPGDHDNLISYWPAELYTAVPSRPFFPRGFLWDEGFHQLLIWRWDVHICLDIIGHWLDLMNVDGWIPREQILGAEALSKVPEEFVPQHPTNGNPPTLFLVLREITHSLKEKRFDATESEEISSFLERAFVRLEAWFQWFNTTQLGKDRSSYYWHGRDSTTTRELNAKTLSSGLDDYPRASHPSEDERHLDLRCWMYLAADCMHSIAELFDKDNKPRKDYGTTAKQLSDFEILNQMHFDYAYGAYFDFGNHTEKVRLSWKEKKVGHNYATRELVRAVLERPELRLVPHVGYVSLFPFMGKLIPPGSWILEKQLDLISNQSILWTDYGLRSLAKTSSLYMKRNTEHDPPYWRGPIWMNFNYLILSALHHYSNEDGPYRDRARAIYNDLRGNLIRNVVLNYHQTGFLWEQYDQKKGKGKGTRPFTGWTSLVVLIMAEAYGET